Genomic DNA from Pelosinus sp. UFO1:
CGGCTGGTACATCAAAACGCATATCTTGATTCGGCTTAGCTACTTTTGCTACCCTCACTCCACCGCGTCCTAGTTCGCCGCCACGACGAATGCATACATCGGTGCCTTCAATTGCTTCCACTGCCATAACAGCGCAGTTTTTGACTACAACCGTTTGTCCAATATCCAGTCTGCCAATCTCTTTGGCCATAGCAAAGCCAAATTCAAGGTCAGCTTGTTCTTCTTCTGTTGGTTTTCGATTTGTAAGTACTCCTGGTCCCGGCATCAACGTACGAAGCAAAGCTGTTTGGTCTAGAACCCCTAGACCTTCTCCAGCCAATTCACGGACAAAAGCTAACATAATGGAGTCATCGCTATTGTCCGTAAGACTGGCTAATAACTTTTGGATTCGACTGTCAAGCTGAACTGCACCTGTGAACATTAATTCCTTTGTGACTTTCCCCAGCATGGTCACTTCCGTAACCCCTGCATTTTTGAGAGTAGTAATAATTTCTTGCAGCTGCCCTACACTAATGTGATATGCCTTGTCTGCAACTTGCTCTAGCTCAGTA
This window encodes:
- a CDS encoding LpxI family protein, translating into MKTIGLLAGVGRLPVEFARAARGMGFTVIAVGVVPGVDTELEQVADKAYHISVGQLQEIITTLKNAGVTEVTMLGKVTKELMFTGAVQLDSRIQKLLASLTDNSDDSIMLAFVRELAGEGLGVLDQTALLRTLMPGPGVLTNRKPTEEEQADLEFGFAMAKEIGRLDIGQTVVVKNCAVMAVEAIEGTDVCIRRGGELGRGGVRVAKVAKPNQDMRFDVPAVGPNTMESMIIAGATALVMEAGKTLLVDRETVIKMANDHGITILVM